The Desulfobacteraceae bacterium genomic interval CCAACGTCGCGGCCATTACGGAGAAGGCCAAGTTCTTGGTGGGCAACGTGGACTCGGTCAACATCACCGACAACCAGACCGCCATGGTGCGCATGTCCAGCTGGGCCGCCTCTCTGATCGCCATGCAGGCGGGGCTGGAGCCCAACTATCAGATGGTCTGCCGCGACCGCAACCGCCTCGCCATGCAGGCCGACATCCTGGGCGCCTGGGCCCACGGCATCCGCAACATGCTCTGCCTTTCCGGCGACCACCAGCAGTTCGGCGACCACCCGCAGTCCAAGGGCGTCTTCGACGTCGACTCCATGCAGCTGATCGGCATGGTCCGCAAGATGCGCGACGAGGGCAAGTTTCTCAGCGGCAGCGATATCGACGACACCCCCAAGATGTTCATCGGGGCGGCCGCCAACCCCTTCGCCGAACCCTTCGAGTGGCGGGTCCACCGTCTGGCCAAGAAAATCCAGGCGGGTGCGGATTTCATCCAAACCCAATGCATCTTCAACATGGACAAGATGCGCCGCTGGGTCCAGCAGGCCAACGACATGGGGTTGACCGAGAAGGTCTACATCCTGGCCGGCGTGACCCCCATGAAGAGCCTCGGTATGGCCCGCTACATGAAGCTCAAGGTGCCGGGCATGGATGTGCCCGATGAGATCATCGACCGGCTCAAAGGTGTCGACAAAAAAAAGCAGTCCGACGAGGGCATCCGGATCGCCTGCGAGCAGATCCAGGAGTTCAAGGAAATGAAGGGTGTGGCCGGTGTGCATTTGATGGCCATCGAATGGGAGCACCGGGTGCCGGAGATTGCCGAGCGGGCAAAGGTTCTGCCCAGGCCGAAGGTTTAACCACAAGACTAAGGAGTTTCCAATTGAGTGCAGATCCTAAAAAAGTGATGGTCATTGGAGGCGGTATCGCCGGTTTGACTGCGGCCTGGGAGTTGTCCAAGTGCGGTGTCGCGGTGGATTTGGTGGAAAAAAGCGACCACTTGGGCGGCCATGCCATCCAGTACTGCTGCAAAGCCACCGAAGAGTGCCGCCAGTGCGGCGCCTGCTCCGTCGAGAAGATGCTGAAAAACGTGGTCGAGGCGCCCAACATCAACGTTCACTGCGGGGTCGAAGTCGGTCGGGTCGCCCGCAACGGCCGTTTCGAGGTCAGCTTGCAGCCCAGCGGCGCCGCGGCCCCCGCCGCCAGCCCCGGCTGCCAGGAGCGCTACGAGACGGACCCGCTGGCCTGCGCGGCCGCCCGTAAATTCTCCAAAAACAACGCGGCCCTGGACTGCGCTGGTGCAGCGGCGGATCTCAAGGTCGACGCCATCGTGCTGGCCAGCGGTTTTGCGCCCTTCGACGCCACCCGCAAAGGCACCTACAACTACGGCAAACTGCCCAACGTGGTCACCGGGCTGGAGCTTGAGCGCGGCGTGCGCGCCAACGGCCGGGTGTTGCGGCCCTCCGACGGCAAGCCGCCCGCCAAGGTGGCCTTCATCCAGTGCGTCGGCAGCCGCGACGAGCGCCTCGGCAACCTCTGGTGCTCCCACGTCTGCTGCCCGTATGCGCTGCGGGTTTCGGAGCTGATGAAGCACCACAACCCGGAGGTCGAGATCACCGTTTTTTACATGGACATTCAAAACACGGGCAACAATTTCCCGGCGTTCTACGAAAAGTGCAAACAGGACCTGCAGTTCGTGCGCAACATCCCCGTGGACGTCTACCCGATGGAAGACGACCGTCTGCGGATGCGCTACACCACGGAAGCCGACGGGTCACCGGTGGACGCCGAATTCGACATGGTGGTGCTCTCCATCGGGATCATGCCGGGGCTGGACAACCAACGGATGGCGACCCTGCTGGACATCGGGCTGGATGCGGACGGTTTTTTCCAGAGCACCGACAGTTTCAACTGCACCGTTACCAACAAAAACGGCGTTTTCCTGGCCGGAACGGTTGGGGGGCCGAAGACCATTGCGGCCTCCATGGCCCATGCCGGGCAGGCAGCCTATGAAGCAATGAAATACTTAGGGGGGGCCGAATGACAGACATAAAGCAAAAGGATATGGAAGAGATCGCCATCGCGACCGATGTTCTGGTGATCGGCGGGGGTCTGGCGGGGGTGCGCACGGCAGCTGAAATCGCCGGTCTGGGGTATAAGGTGATTCTGGCCGAGAAATCGGCCGAGCTGGGTGGCGCGCAGCCAAACCCGGGGCCGCTCTTCGGACTGGGCGCAGACGCGCAGAAAACCGTCGCGGACCTCGTCCAGGCGGTTTCGGCGGATACCCGGGTGGATGTCCTGACCGGAACCCGGGTGGCGGCATTTGCCGGGGTTTCCGGGGATTTCACGGTCACCCTGACCTCCGGGGCGGAGGTTTGCCAGAAGAAGGTCGGCGCCGTGGTAGTCGCCGCCGACTTAACCCCCAGCCCGCTGAATGCGGCCTACGGCCTGAGCCTCTCGGAGCGGGTCGTGTCCCAGTCCCAGCTGGACGCCCTGCTGTCCGACCAGGCGGCGCGCGCGGGGCTGGGCGGCAAGGTCGTGGCCTTTCTGGTGGGCTTTGGCCAGGAGGGCAACCCACTGGTCATGAAGCGGGTCATGCAAAGCGTCGCCGCCCTGACGGCCATCGAAGACTGCACGGTCTACGTCTACGTCAACAACATCAAAGTGGCGGCCGACAACCTGGAAAAACTCTACCGCGAGGGGCGCGACCAGGGCGCGATCTATTTCAAACTCGCCGAGGCGCCGCAGGTCAACCCCGACGGCAGCGCGATCGTCTACCACGACCTGGTGGTGCGCCAGGACGTCGAACTCAACCCCGACCTGATCGTGGTGGAGGAAGCCCTGGTGGCCGACGCCGAAAACGGCCAGCTGGCCGAGCTCTTGCGGGTGGACCGGGATGCCTGGAATTTTCTGCAAAGCGACAACGTCCACCGCTTCCCCATTCAGACCAACCGCGAGGGAATTTTTGTGGTGGGCGCCAGCCGCGCCATTCAGGATCTCCCCGCCGTTTGGACCGACGCCGAAAACACCGCCTTGGCCGTCAAGGGGTTTCTGGGTGACGGGATCAAGCGGTTGCCCACGGGCAAGGCGGTGGTGGACAACGGCAAGTGCACCTTCTGCCTGACCTGCTACCGCTGCTGCCCCCACGGGGCGATCTACTGGGAGGCGGCCAGCAACAAG includes:
- a CDS encoding hydrogenase iron-sulfur subunit, which produces MTDIKQKDMEEIAIATDVLVIGGGLAGVRTAAEIAGLGYKVILAEKSAELGGAQPNPGPLFGLGADAQKTVADLVQAVSADTRVDVLTGTRVAAFAGVSGDFTVTLTSGAEVCQKKVGAVVVAADLTPSPLNAAYGLSLSERVVSQSQLDALLSDQAARAGLGGKVVAFLVGFGQEGNPLVMKRVMQSVAALTAIEDCTVYVYVNNIKVAADNLEKLYREGRDQGAIYFKLAEAPQVNPDGSAIVYHDLVVRQDVELNPDLIVVEEALVADAENGQLAELLRVDRDAWNFLQSDNVHRFPIQTNREGIFVVGASRAIQDLPAVWTDAENTALAVKGFLGDGIKRLPTGKAVVDNGKCTFCLTCYRCCPHGAIYWEAASNKAIISPVACQTCGICASECPMDAIQIGGFSDAEIRAEFLGSLAGSAPRIVAFCCQNSAFEAGQMAAQFKMALPAGLQMVKVPCAGKVDLDYILTALAEGADGVLVLTCHEGNCKSERGNTYASWRVEEAQRMLAEAGYEKDRLRFATLASNMGKEFSNLLLDMEARIKELGLSPMKN
- a CDS encoding methylenetetrahydrofolate reductase, with the protein product MTESNLKKILDAGHFAFTGELGPPRGANVAAITEKAKFLVGNVDSVNITDNQTAMVRMSSWAASLIAMQAGLEPNYQMVCRDRNRLAMQADILGAWAHGIRNMLCLSGDHQQFGDHPQSKGVFDVDSMQLIGMVRKMRDEGKFLSGSDIDDTPKMFIGAAANPFAEPFEWRVHRLAKKIQAGADFIQTQCIFNMDKMRRWVQQANDMGLTEKVYILAGVTPMKSLGMARYMKLKVPGMDVPDEIIDRLKGVDKKKQSDEGIRIACEQIQEFKEMKGVAGVHLMAIEWEHRVPEIAERAKVLPRPKV
- a CDS encoding FAD-dependent oxidoreductase, with protein sequence MSADPKKVMVIGGGIAGLTAAWELSKCGVAVDLVEKSDHLGGHAIQYCCKATEECRQCGACSVEKMLKNVVEAPNINVHCGVEVGRVARNGRFEVSLQPSGAAAPAASPGCQERYETDPLACAAARKFSKNNAALDCAGAAADLKVDAIVLASGFAPFDATRKGTYNYGKLPNVVTGLELERGVRANGRVLRPSDGKPPAKVAFIQCVGSRDERLGNLWCSHVCCPYALRVSELMKHHNPEVEITVFYMDIQNTGNNFPAFYEKCKQDLQFVRNIPVDVYPMEDDRLRMRYTTEADGSPVDAEFDMVVLSIGIMPGLDNQRMATLLDIGLDADGFFQSTDSFNCTVTNKNGVFLAGTVGGPKTIAASMAHAGQAAYEAMKYLGGAE